The nucleotide sequence AAAACTAGCAATTAATAAAGGAGAATACACTATGGCTATTAACAAAGATATTTTTTCATCTAATAGATTTCGTTCAACCATTCAGGGATATTGCCGAGAAATAGGATGGAACATTCTTGATATTAATGATAATAAAGCAGTTTTAGTTTTTCAAATGAGTTCCGGCAATTCTCAAACTTTGTATATTATTAGATATGAAAACACCTTAGAGTTTTCCTGTCCAAGTGGAGTGAAATTTGATGATATAGATGATATTCCTCATCAGTTGTCTACATGGCTTCTTATCAAAAATTCTAAATTTAAAATTGGTTTTTGGTGTATTGAAGAAATTGGAGGAAGACAAGTATTTTCTATTATGCACAATGCAGAAATGAGCTTGATTGATGTTAATTATTTTAACAAAGTTGTCCTCAAGTTAATTAACGACTGTGATGAATTCGAAGAAGCTATTGAAAGTGCATTACATTGAAAGTGAAGGAAAAGCTTAAGTACAGTTATTGACTTACTTGAAAAATTACAAACACTTTGCCAAGAAAAAAGGGTTAACCGAAGACAGGTCAACCCCTAGGCTTGGGAACGCGCTTTAATTTTTAGCTTTGAACAACCAGCTTAACATTAGCGTTCTGTAATCCGCGCTGCTTAACTTCTGCTAAAGTTTTGTTAACAGCGTATTTTTGATTAATAGAGTTGATCAATTCGGTTTGATTATGCTTCTTAGCAACACCCCAAAGATCAGCGATTAGATCGAAGGTTCCATCGCTATTGCGAGACCAACCGAGGTCATATTCTCCTTCGAGAACAGCAACGATGTCGGCACGAACGCGCTGACCGTTGTAACCTCTTACATCAGCTTCGTTCTTAACGGAGATCCCGAGGTCACGAAGAGAATTTTTTAAGATTTCGGCATCTGTGATTTTGGTGCGCAGAGTGCTGAAATGAGACATTTTGATTTCCTCCTAAAAATATATGATGACGTGAACAACAACAACTTTGGTTTTACTTGTGCCGTCTAATATTGGGAGTATTGGGACGGCTTTTTTTTATCTTACTGCTAGCTGGTTGCTAGCCTTTCGCCCTGTTTTTACAGGAGAAAGCCTGTTAGAACTCCAATCGCTGATATTCAGCAACGGAGGCTGAGGCAGGTCTTGCTCTTTGTCTTGCCCAATCTCTGAGGGCTGTTACCTGCTCAGTCATAGTCCGAGACAGTGGTAGGGTGGATTTAATCGCAGCAATAATGTCTAACTGCGTAAACTCCCTGTCTTGAGCAAAGGCTTCGTACATGGCGGCTATGATCGCCTGCTCAATTTCTGCTCCGGAAAAACCTTCTGATACCTTAGCTAATTGGTCGAGATCGAAGCGAGAAATGTCATTTCGCCGTTGGCTAAGGTGAATATTAAATATGTGTTGACGCTCTTCAGGCGTGGGTAAATCGACGAAGAAGATTTCATCAAAACGCCCTTTGCGGAGGAATTCCCCTGGCAATCTTTCTACTCGGTTGGCTGTGGCCATCACAAAGACGGGAGAGGTTTTTTCTTGCATCCAGGTTAAAAATGAGCCGAAGATCCGACTAGATGTACCTCCATCCGAGTCTGCTGAACCGGTTCCACCAGCAAAAGCTTTATCTAATTCGTCTATGAATAATATGCCCGGAGAAATAGATTCTGCTGTCTTGAGAGCATTGCGAAGGTTGGCTTCTGAACGACCTACCATTGACCCATCATACACTCGCCCCATATCTAAACGCAGTAGGGGTAAACCCCATAAGCGAGCAGTGGTTTTGGCAATTAGAGATTTTCCACAACCGGGAACTCCTAGAATTAACATCCCTTTTGGTTGAGGGAGTCCATATTCCCTGGCTCTTTCTGTAAAAGCGCCTGAACGTTGTCTAAGCCACTTTTTCAGTTCGTCTAACCCACCGACTGAGTCGATTGTTGCATCTTCTTCGATGTACTCTAAGATTCCATTACGGCGAATGAGTTGTTTTTTCTCAGACAGAATGATGTCTACTTCTTCTTCGGTTAGCCTGTTAGCTTTTACATAAGCTTTTCGATAAACTTTTTCCGCTTCATCCTTAGTTAACCCTAATGCCGCTTTAAGCAGTTTTTCTCGCACTTCGGTGGTTGGCCGACGAGCTTTAATTTTATCTAACTGCATCGACAGCACTTGATTGAGTTCTGTCAAATCCGGTAAGGGGAAATCTAAGACCACTAGGTCTTTTTCTAACTCAAGGGGCACTTCCTGGAGCGGTGACATCAAAATAATAATTTTTTCTGTGCCTTTGAAGCTGGCGATTGCATCACGCAACCACCGATTGACTGCTGCTGAGGTAATAAAGGGATGTAAATCTTTGAATATATAAATACCTGGATCTCTTTGGCGAACTACCCATTCTATTGCCGCTTCCGGAGATACTGTATTATGCTGAGTCGCTTGTCGGGGCTGGCCGTATTCAACGATACCATGGGTTACCGTCCAAACATACACACGCCGATGCTGACTATTGATTTGTGAGATTCTAGCGATTGCTTGCTCTGCTCGTTCTTCTTCTGAAGTAACAAGATAGATTAAGGGATATTGAGCTTGTATTAAAATGTTTAGCTCTTCTTTCATAGCATCGACCTAAGTGTAGTTTTTGTTTAACGGTTTAACCACATCATTATCCTTGGTTTTGGGTTTTTTTAGCTCCCCTCTTTAACAGGGAACTAACTCTTGTGCCCCGTTGGGATCGCCCTTGACGGTGGCCGTTTCCGGGACTTCCATTTCTGGGACTTCTATAGAAAACTCTTCTTTGATTACGCCTGGTTGATGTTTAAGTGACACTAATTGCCCTTCTCTGATCACCATGGCCGCTTCACATTCTGGACAAATATGAACTTGATGAGTTTTCCCGTAGTTGGCTTCCTCTACTTCTTCTACCTTTTCAGGATACTTTAAGTAAAAGGAGATCGCTTTTTCAACAACGGCTGACATAGATTCGCTATCTACAGCAGCCCTGATTTTTAGATGACGATGAACGCCAGGAGGGAGATATAGTGTGACTTTTTGCTTGTCTTGCATATCACTCTAAATTTACTGTACCCGGGTATGTTCCCTTACTCTATCGGTTATTTCTGAAACTGTCAAGCTGCTATGCCAGTTTGACAGCAATATTGTTACATTTATTTACAATTAGTTTCGAGTCATTAGTCCCAGGTCATGAGTCTTGGTAGGATAGTCTTATTGATCAGTGTAATTGTCGGTAACAATGGACATTAAGGACGGTTTTGTAGGGACAGTTGGCAACACTCCCCTGATTCGCTTAAAAAGCTTCAGTGAGCAGACTGGCTGTGAAATCTTGGGAAAAGCTGAATTTCTCAATCCAGGTGGTTCTGTCAAAGACCGGGCAGCCCAATACATTATTAAAGATGCTGAAGAAAAAGGTTTACTTAAACCTGGTGGGACGGTGGTCGAAGGAACCGCCGGCAATACGGGAATCGGCTTGGCACATATTTGTAATGCAAAAGGTTACAAGTGTCTGATTATTATTCCAGATACCCAGTCTCAAGAAAAAATCGATCTTCTAAGAACATTAGGGGCAGAAGTTCGGACTGTACCGGCTGTGCCTTACAAAGATCCCAATAACTACGTCAAACTATCAGGACGGGTAGCGCAAGAGATGGATAATGCTATTTGGGCTAACCAATTTGATAATTTGGCTAACCGAAGGGCCCATTATGAAACCACAGGCCCCGAAATTTGGCAACAAACCGACGGAAAAATTGATGCTTGGGTGTCAGCCACAGGTACTGGAGGAACTTATGCCGGAGTAGCCATGTTCCTCAAAGAAAAAAATCCTAATGTTCAGTGTATCGTAGCCGATCCGATGGGGAGCGGTCTGTATAGTTACGTCAAAACTCGAGAAATCAAAATAGAAGGAAATTCCATTACTGAAGGGATTGGCAATAGCCGCATCACCGCTAACATGGAAGGAGTCCCAATTGATGACGCGATTAGAGTGGATGACTCTGAAGCCATTCGTGTTATTTATCAGTTAATGTATAAAGATGGCCTATTTATGGGCGGCTCTGTGGGTATTAATGTCGGTGCTGCTGTTGCTCTGGCTAAACAAATGGGTCCAGGCCATACGATTGTAACTGTCTTATGTGATGGAGGCGCAAGATATCAGTCTCGACTTTACAATCTTGAATGGTTATCGGCTAAAGGATTACTGCCCAACCCATAAGATCACTGGCTTGCCTCTTATTGAGGTAGGGGAAAACAACAGGCTCACATCAGTTTTTTGAACGGTTGAGGTGATCATTTTCATTCGCCTTTTTTCCGTAATCTGGCCAGCCGGCATTGTTGATTTAATGTATAGATTGTTACTGCTTTTTGGGTAATCTGATCTTACACCGATGAGGCTGCCCTAGGTACAATTCTTACTTGAACCATTAACCACCAGCGTTTTGATGTCGGAATTTTCCAATCAGATGGTTTTGTTACGAATTGTAACGTACTAAAATAATTCATAGAGCTTAGTTCAATTTCAACTAACTCACTCAGGAAGAAATGTTAGGTTGAAAGGAAGAGGTCTCAGGTGAAGGACTCATTTGTCGATCCTCTTCTGTAGATTCATGAGCCTCCGTGATCGCCTAACACCCAACCCCTACCCCATGTAATTTCTTATGGAACGTTATGGCTACCGATACCGTCTATTTCCTTCAATAGCAACAAAACTTTGTAAATCCTTCGTTAACACCATTAGATCATTATTTGGTGGCATATCTTTAATGGATCGGTATATTGCCACTCAACTTATTCCGCCCTATATTCTTAGCGTTGGTCTTTTCACCTCGATGGGAGTCGCCATTGCTAACCTATCCGATTTATCGAATAAGGTGCTTGAGTACGATTTACCCATAGTCGACGCTCTAAAAATTTTATTATATAGAGTTCCTGAGTTTTTTTCTTATGCGCTACCGATATCAGTTTTACTCACCACTTTGATGACCTATGGTCGTTTGAGTAGTGAAAGTGAGTTAATTGCTTTAAGGAGTTGTGGGATTAGTCTGTGGAGAGCAACGATTCCGGCCGTTATGCTCAGTCTAATCGTCACGGGATTAACCTTTATTTTTAATGAATGTGTTGTTCCTGAAACGAATTATCGGGCAACCGGAATTTTGGTCAAAGTTCTCCATGAAGAACGTCATTTTTGGCAAAATAAGGATATTTTTTATCCGAATTATGAGCAGATAAAATTGCCCAATGGTCAAACTCTGCGGCAACTGAAAAGTTTATTTTATGCTGAAAAATTTGATGGTCAAAAGATGCAATCTCTGACGATTATTAATTGGTTAGGGGAGCGCTTAAATGAAATTGTGGTTTCGGACACGGCTCAATGGAATTCTGACCAAAATATTTGGGATTTCTTCGACGGAACGGTTTATTTAATTGATGGCAATGCGGCTTATAAAGAGGCTGTTACCTTTAAGCATCAACAGTTTCCTTTACCTAAAGAAGCTTTTGAATTTGCCAGTCAAGGGCGAAGTCCTTATGAAATGAATCTTTTCCAGGCCGTGCAATATAAAAACTTACTTCAAGAAAGTGGGGATACCAAGAATGTACGCTTTTTTGAGGTGCGAATTCAGCAAAAAATCGCTTTTCCCTTTATCTGTTTAGTATTTGGCGTTATGGGAGCCGCCATCGGTGCTAAACCCCAACAAATGAGTCGAGGAACAAGTTTAGGTTTAACTGTTGGCATTGTCTTTGCTTATTATATGGTCAATTTCTTCACAGGGAGTTTTGGCATGATTGGGCTTTTGTCTCCTTCTATGGCGGCTTGGTTGCCTAATTTCTTTGGTGTAGGAATTGGCGGCTGGATCTTGAAAAAATTAGAGGGATAGTTACCTCAATTAAAAATAGTCCCAACACAAGGAAAAGCCTGCCATAGCAGGCTTTAGGAGCGAACTACAGGCTTATGGCCTGTAAACCGGATGAATTTAGAGAGCGCCTAAGTTAGCTAATCCTAAAATGGTTGCAGCCCCTAAAATATGACCGAAGCTAGTGGTGCCTAATAAAGCCCCTAAACTCAGACCGCCAAACAGACTCGGAGAGGGCAAACCCGGGCCGACATCAGGCTTTTGAATGGTGAATTTACCAATAATAATGGCAATGATATTGCAGATAACCATGACGATCGCTACTTTGGGACTCCATTCTAGGGTCGTAGGAACAGTAGAAGCCGCCGCTAACAATAAGCTTGACATTGAGTTGTTTTCTCCTTGAAAAAAGTCATATTAAGTTTTTTATCTTAAAGGAAGATGACGTTTTCTCTGACAAGCCGTAGCAATAGTTAACGATTGACTGCTTAAAAAAAACTTGGCAATTTCAAAAAGAATCTGCTATAATAAAATCCTGCCCCTATGGAGAGGTGGCTGAGTGGTTGAAAGCGACGGATTGCTAATCCGTTCTACGGTACGTAAGTCCGTAGCGAGGGTTCGAATCCCTCCCTCTCCGTTTGCCTAAAAAATGCACACTGATGACAGGTTTTAAGTACCTAAGTGCGTAGCGAGAGTTCGAATCCCTTCAGAAGGTTATTTTTCAAGAGCAAGCTTATTACTTGAGCATATACAATTTTTAACATCTGCTTGAGATGTAAATCGGTAACCAGTGTTATGAGTTCTAATAAACGTCAAATTAAATCTCCTATTACGCTTACATTAGTCATTAGTGCTTTTACTACCAGCATTTTTACCACAAGTTGTAGTTCAACTAAAACCGGAGATGGGGGTTCAACCGCTTCTTCTCCTGCTTCCACTACTCCAGATGTGGCAACTGGAGGAAATGAAGGCTTAAAATTAGGGGCATTACTGCCAAAAACAGGAGACTTAGCCGCCATTGGACAAAATATGCCAGGAGCAGTTAAGCTAGCCGTAGATACGGTTAACGCTTGTGGCGGAGTCAACGATAAACCCGTCACCCTCGTTGAAGAAGATGACCAAACCGATCCCGCAGCCGGAGCATCAGCCATGAGTAAGCTGGCTACCGTTGATCGAGTAGCTGGAGTGGTGGGAGCCTTTGCCAGTAGTGTTTCAACGGCGGCGGTAGACATCGCTGTACAAAATAAAATTATGTTAGTGTCTCCGGGTAGCACAAGCCCTGTCTTTACAGAAAATGCGAAAAAAGGCCTTTATCAAGGTTTTTGGGCGCGAAC is from Gloeothece verrucosa PCC 7822 and encodes:
- a CDS encoding DUF1257 domain-containing protein; translated protein: MSHFSTLRTKITDAEILKNSLRDLGISVKNEADVRGYNGQRVRADIVAVLEGEYDLGWSRNSDGTFDLIADLWGVAKKHNQTELINSINQKYAVNKTLAEVKQRGLQNANVKLVVQS
- a CDS encoding AAA family ATPase, producing the protein MKEELNILIQAQYPLIYLVTSEEERAEQAIARISQINSQHRRVYVWTVTHGIVEYGQPRQATQHNTVSPEAAIEWVVRQRDPGIYIFKDLHPFITSAAVNRWLRDAIASFKGTEKIIILMSPLQEVPLELEKDLVVLDFPLPDLTELNQVLSMQLDKIKARRPTTEVREKLLKAALGLTKDEAEKVYRKAYVKANRLTEEEVDIILSEKKQLIRRNGILEYIEEDATIDSVGGLDELKKWLRQRSGAFTERAREYGLPQPKGMLILGVPGCGKSLIAKTTARLWGLPLLRLDMGRVYDGSMVGRSEANLRNALKTAESISPGILFIDELDKAFAGGTGSADSDGGTSSRIFGSFLTWMQEKTSPVFVMATANRVERLPGEFLRKGRFDEIFFVDLPTPEERQHIFNIHLSQRRNDISRFDLDQLAKVSEGFSGAEIEQAIIAAMYEAFAQDREFTQLDIIAAIKSTLPLSRTMTEQVTALRDWARQRARPASASVAEYQRLEF
- a CDS encoding cysteine synthase A, encoding MDIKDGFVGTVGNTPLIRLKSFSEQTGCEILGKAEFLNPGGSVKDRAAQYIIKDAEEKGLLKPGGTVVEGTAGNTGIGLAHICNAKGYKCLIIIPDTQSQEKIDLLRTLGAEVRTVPAVPYKDPNNYVKLSGRVAQEMDNAIWANQFDNLANRRAHYETTGPEIWQQTDGKIDAWVSATGTGGTYAGVAMFLKEKNPNVQCIVADPMGSGLYSYVKTREIKIEGNSITEGIGNSRITANMEGVPIDDAIRVDDSEAIRVIYQLMYKDGLFMGGSVGINVGAAVALAKQMGPGHTIVTVLCDGGARYQSRLYNLEWLSAKGLLPNP
- a CDS encoding LptF/LptG family permease translates to MDRYIATQLIPPYILSVGLFTSMGVAIANLSDLSNKVLEYDLPIVDALKILLYRVPEFFSYALPISVLLTTLMTYGRLSSESELIALRSCGISLWRATIPAVMLSLIVTGLTFIFNECVVPETNYRATGILVKVLHEERHFWQNKDIFYPNYEQIKLPNGQTLRQLKSLFYAEKFDGQKMQSLTIINWLGERLNEIVVSDTAQWNSDQNIWDFFDGTVYLIDGNAAYKEAVTFKHQQFPLPKEAFEFASQGRSPYEMNLFQAVQYKNLLQESGDTKNVRFFEVRIQQKIAFPFICLVFGVMGAAIGAKPQQMSRGTSLGLTVGIVFAYYMVNFFTGSFGMIGLLSPSMAAWLPNFFGVGIGGWILKKLEG
- the psaK gene encoding photosystem I reaction center subunit PsaK is translated as MSSLLLAAASTVPTTLEWSPKVAIVMVICNIIAIIIGKFTIQKPDVGPGLPSPSLFGGLSLGALLGTTSFGHILGAATILGLANLGAL